Proteins encoded within one genomic window of Alteribacter populi:
- a CDS encoding carbohydrate kinase, with protein MNEREKKILSLIQKDPYISQQEIADKLSLSRSAVAGYISSLMKSGEIVGKAYVLKQSDKILCIGGANVDRKICLKDSLHWHTSNPVKTHQSIGGVARNIAETLGILGADVSLLSAIGEDVEGKEIVKQTYQTVDMSPTVKIHNEKTGSYSAILDDKGEMIVAFADMDIYDRAVPELIEDKWAHIRTANLIVVDTNFPQETLEEIITYAKNEERLLGIVGVSVSKMERLPNDLRGVNYLICNEGELQALAGARSNSQRELAMIAMEKGVEHVVVTEGEKGVTCFSKSAMQGHIPAVHAEVVDVTGAGDAFSAAFFYRIQEGSSVEEAAKFGLAAASLTVESKQSVNRDLSVTRVEERMNER; from the coding sequence GTGAATGAACGGGAGAAAAAAATTCTGTCTTTAATCCAAAAGGATCCGTACATCTCTCAGCAGGAAATTGCAGATAAGCTTTCTTTATCCCGGTCAGCAGTGGCTGGTTACATTTCTTCGTTAATGAAAAGTGGAGAGATTGTTGGTAAAGCCTACGTATTAAAACAAAGTGACAAAATTCTGTGTATAGGCGGAGCAAATGTGGACCGAAAAATCTGTTTAAAGGATTCATTACATTGGCACACGTCAAATCCAGTAAAAACTCATCAATCGATTGGCGGGGTAGCGCGAAATATTGCCGAAACCCTAGGAATTTTAGGCGCAGACGTTTCTTTATTGTCAGCCATAGGGGAAGATGTTGAGGGAAAGGAAATCGTAAAACAAACGTATCAAACGGTAGATATGAGTCCAACTGTGAAGATTCATAATGAAAAAACAGGATCTTACAGTGCCATTTTAGATGACAAAGGTGAGATGATTGTAGCATTTGCAGATATGGATATTTACGATCGTGCGGTACCAGAACTCATTGAGGATAAATGGGCTCATATTCGAACTGCCAACTTAATCGTTGTTGACACGAATTTTCCACAGGAAACGTTAGAAGAAATTATTACGTATGCAAAAAATGAAGAACGGCTTCTTGGGATTGTCGGAGTTTCTGTCTCAAAGATGGAGCGGTTGCCAAATGACTTAAGAGGCGTGAACTACCTTATTTGTAATGAAGGTGAATTACAGGCGTTGGCAGGTGCACGCTCTAACAGTCAAAGAGAACTCGCCATGATAGCTATGGAAAAAGGTGTTGAACATGTTGTTGTAACAGAAGGAGAAAAAGGAGTGACTTGCTTTTCTAAATCTGCCATGCAAGGTCACATTCCTGCCGTCCATGCAGAGGTAGTAGACGTAACAGGAGCAGGAGATGCTTTTTCAGCAGCATTCTTTTATCGGATCCAGGAAGGGTCTAGTGTAGAAGAAGCAGCCAAGTTTGGGTTAGCCGCTGCAAGTTTAACTGTAGAAAGTAAACAAAGTGTGAATCGGGACTTATCAGTGACAAGAGTTGAAGAACGAATGAACGAGCGTTAG
- a CDS encoding pseudouridine-5'-phosphate glycosidase, translated as MKNWLQLSNEVLEAKKIGLPVVALESTIISHGMPYPQNVKTAKKVEQIIRDQGAVPATIAIMDGKIKVGLTHEEIDTLAKEEGVAKVSRRDLASVLTSNRTGATTVAATMICAELADIDVFVTGGIGGVHRGAEKTMDVSADLEELAKTNVAVVCAGAKSILDIGLTLEYLETKGVPVVGYQTDEFPAFYTAKSGFGVDITVEEAHEVAKMLHAKWELGLQGGAVIGNPLPDESALDPKWIDAIIQEALKEASQNEISGKEVTPFLLDRLKEKSEGKTLESNISLVENNARVGAEIAVQLTKERQQ; from the coding sequence TTGAAAAATTGGCTACAATTATCTAATGAAGTATTGGAAGCGAAGAAAATCGGGTTGCCTGTTGTGGCTCTTGAGTCGACGATTATTTCACACGGTATGCCGTACCCTCAAAATGTTAAAACAGCAAAAAAGGTGGAACAAATTATCCGTGATCAAGGGGCAGTCCCTGCAACAATCGCAATCATGGATGGGAAAATAAAGGTCGGATTAACACATGAAGAAATTGATACTCTTGCCAAAGAAGAAGGAGTAGCCAAGGTTAGCCGGAGGGATTTGGCTTCTGTATTGACTTCAAACCGAACTGGTGCAACAACAGTTGCAGCGACGATGATTTGTGCAGAGTTAGCTGACATTGATGTATTTGTAACTGGTGGTATTGGCGGTGTCCATAGAGGGGCAGAAAAAACAATGGATGTCTCAGCAGATTTGGAGGAACTAGCAAAGACGAACGTTGCGGTTGTATGTGCAGGTGCAAAATCGATACTCGATATTGGTTTAACTCTTGAATATCTTGAAACGAAAGGCGTACCAGTAGTCGGATATCAAACGGATGAATTCCCCGCCTTCTACACTGCAAAGAGCGGATTTGGAGTTGACATAACGGTAGAGGAAGCCCATGAAGTTGCTAAAATGCTTCATGCAAAATGGGAACTGGGACTTCAAGGGGGAGCTGTAATCGGTAATCCGTTACCAGATGAAAGTGCGCTCGACCCAAAATGGATCGATGCGATTATTCAAGAGGCTTTAAAAGAGGCGAGTCAAAATGAAATTAGCGGTAAAGAAGTGACACCATTTTTACTCGATCGCTTAAAAGAAAAGAGTGAAGGTAAAACGCTCGAATCCAATATTTCACTAGTTGAAAACAACGCACGCGTAGGCGCTGAAATTGCCGTACAGCTTACTAAAGAACGACAACAATAA
- the treP gene encoding PTS system trehalose-specific EIIBC component yields the protein MAQYEKQVKEILETIGGEENIEKATHCVTRLRMSLKDESKVDSEKLESIDVVKGSFSTNGQFQIIIGQGTVDKVYKEMIEMTGIGESSKDDVKEASASKQNWLQRGVKMLADIFIPILPAIVTAGLLLGLNNILTGEGIFFEPSVVQAYPQWADLAEIINVIASAAFVFLPALIGWSAVKRFGGSELLGIVLGLILVHPDLLNAWAYAEADAAGEVPMWNLLGLDIQAIGYQGQVLPVLFSAYILSKIDIFLRKRVPDSIQMLVVAPVALLVTGFLAFIVIGPVTFFIANGITDFFVWLFTSLPAIGGLVYGALYAPLVVTGMHHAFLAVDLQLVGTGNGTFLWPILALSNIAQGSAALAIMFATRNENMRGLSLTSSVSAYLGVTEPALFGVNIRYRFPFVCAIIGAATAGMFITINSVLASSIGVGGLPGFLSIFPQDWIPFFIGMAIAIVVPFILTFLYAKLIAKNV from the coding sequence ATGGCTCAATATGAAAAGCAAGTGAAAGAAATTTTAGAAACCATCGGTGGGGAAGAAAATATTGAAAAAGCAACCCACTGTGTAACGCGACTTCGAATGTCGCTAAAAGACGAATCCAAAGTTGATTCAGAAAAGCTTGAAAGCATCGATGTTGTTAAAGGTTCCTTTTCAACGAATGGTCAATTTCAAATTATCATTGGTCAAGGGACTGTAGACAAAGTCTATAAAGAAATGATTGAAATGACCGGTATTGGGGAGTCCTCAAAGGACGATGTTAAAGAGGCATCTGCCTCAAAGCAGAACTGGTTACAGCGCGGTGTGAAAATGCTTGCGGATATCTTCATTCCAATTTTACCTGCGATCGTGACCGCTGGTTTACTACTTGGTCTGAATAACATCTTGACCGGAGAAGGTATTTTCTTTGAGCCGTCTGTTGTTCAAGCGTACCCGCAATGGGCTGACTTAGCTGAAATCATTAACGTAATCGCCAGCGCCGCCTTTGTATTTTTACCTGCACTGATTGGATGGTCAGCGGTAAAACGGTTTGGAGGTAGTGAGCTCTTAGGCATCGTACTCGGTTTGATTTTAGTTCACCCTGATTTACTTAATGCTTGGGCTTACGCTGAAGCGGATGCTGCTGGTGAAGTCCCAATGTGGAATTTACTCGGACTAGATATTCAAGCGATTGGCTACCAAGGACAAGTTTTACCTGTTCTCTTCTCAGCTTATATTTTATCAAAAATTGATATTTTCCTAAGAAAACGCGTTCCCGATTCCATTCAAATGCTCGTTGTTGCTCCTGTAGCACTACTTGTCACTGGTTTCCTAGCATTTATCGTGATCGGTCCAGTAACATTTTTCATAGCGAACGGTATCACTGATTTCTTCGTATGGCTGTTTACGTCATTACCGGCCATCGGTGGTCTCGTATATGGTGCTCTTTATGCGCCTCTTGTTGTGACTGGGATGCACCATGCGTTCCTAGCTGTTGACTTGCAGCTTGTTGGTACAGGAAATGGAACATTTTTATGGCCGATCCTGGCACTATCTAACATTGCCCAAGGTTCTGCAGCGTTAGCGATTATGTTTGCAACTCGCAATGAGAACATGCGCGGACTTTCTTTAACTTCTTCCGTGTCAGCTTATCTCGGCGTTACCGAGCCTGCACTATTCGGGGTAAACATACGTTACAGGTTCCCATTCGTTTGTGCGATCATCGGTGCAGCAACAGCCGGTATGTTTATTACGATTAACAGTGTACTAGCATCATCAATAGGCGTTGGAGGACTTCCAGGATTTCTATCCATCTTCCCACAAGACTGGATTCCATTCTTTATCGGTATGGCGATTGCGATCGTAGTACCGTTCATCCTAACATTCCTCTACGCCAAATTAATCGCCAAAAACGTATAA
- a CDS encoding ABC transporter ATP-binding protein has product MMKVEQLSKRIHNNEILKCISFEIKPGNIVGIVGRNGAGKTTLLRTMVGILDPTNGDVKINDKSIFTNPEIKQNVIFVPDSSEALKNYSTKELVKLYKTVYPRFDEAYFKELMDRFSLPESKKIGNYSKGMKALFTLVVAFSTKAKYIILDEPTDGLDVIVKRRILKTLVEEVAMNDVSVIISSHRLDELEFMANDIIMIKDGEVDSHYELDEMKAMYKKAQVVFQDYMPDEIKEHVNVLNQTGRVYTIIIENEKSGAEAAILKEKPLLFEELSMSLEDIFVAKLGGKDFVS; this is encoded by the coding sequence ATAATGAAGGTTGAACAGCTATCCAAACGAATTCACAATAATGAAATTTTAAAATGTATCTCATTCGAAATAAAACCCGGTAATATCGTTGGAATCGTTGGTAGAAATGGTGCAGGAAAAACAACATTGTTGAGAACGATGGTAGGCATACTTGACCCAACTAATGGTGACGTAAAAATAAATGATAAAAGTATTTTTACAAACCCAGAAATTAAGCAAAATGTCATCTTTGTCCCTGATTCATCAGAGGCACTCAAAAACTACTCAACAAAAGAACTTGTGAAACTTTATAAAACCGTTTATCCACGTTTTGATGAAGCATACTTCAAAGAACTAATGGACCGCTTTTCCCTTCCTGAATCGAAGAAAATCGGCAATTATTCAAAAGGTATGAAAGCTCTTTTTACGCTTGTTGTTGCATTCTCTACAAAGGCAAAGTACATCATTCTCGATGAGCCAACTGACGGCCTTGATGTTATCGTCAAACGGCGCATCTTAAAAACACTCGTAGAAGAAGTGGCCATGAACGATGTGTCCGTCATTATTTCTTCTCATCGACTCGATGAACTGGAATTTATGGCCAATGACATCATTATGATTAAAGACGGTGAAGTAGACAGCCATTACGAGCTTGATGAAATGAAAGCTATGTACAAAAAAGCCCAAGTTGTATTTCAAGATTACATGCCTGATGAAATAAAAGAGCACGTAAACGTTTTAAATCAAACCGGTCGTGTGTACACGATTATTATCGAAAACGAAAAGTCAGGAGCGGAAGCAGCTATCCTTAAAGAAAAACCGTTATTATTTGAGGAGCTTTCCATGTCACTTGAAGACATTTTCGTGGCAAAGTTAGGAGGGAAAGATTTTGTTTCATAA
- a CDS encoding GntR family transcriptional regulator — MYFNIDPKKNTPLYEQIIHQVKEMCAKGLLRPNEKLPSVRELSSQIVINPNTVSKAYRELERQGVIMTIRGRGTFISEDFVQTHDPREVEKIRQSLKQVVIDSHYAGIQKDQVREWMDEFYEDIGGNDNEG; from the coding sequence ATGTACTTTAATATTGACCCCAAGAAAAACACCCCACTTTATGAACAAATCATTCATCAGGTGAAGGAAATGTGTGCAAAAGGATTATTAAGACCAAATGAGAAGCTTCCTTCCGTAAGAGAGCTTTCATCGCAAATTGTCATCAACCCTAATACTGTTAGTAAAGCGTATCGTGAGTTGGAGCGTCAAGGTGTCATTATGACAATTCGCGGCAGAGGAACATTTATCTCCGAAGATTTTGTTCAGACGCATGACCCAAGAGAGGTGGAGAAAATTAGGCAATCATTAAAGCAAGTAGTGATCGACAGTCACTATGCGGGGATCCAAAAAGATCAAGTACGTGAATGGATGGATGAGTTTTACGAAGATATAGGGGGAAATGATAATGAAGGTTGA
- a CDS encoding NAD-dependent epimerase/dehydratase family protein yields the protein MKQIRNVLVLGGTRFFGKGLVELLINNGDRVTIATRGNQPAPFGDQVTRVRVDRSDRKAMEVSFEDTRWDVVYDQICYSPSDAKIACDVFKEKTKQYILTSTLSVYEWTEKASKVEKDFDPYKYSVQMGNRAEFNYGEGKRLAEAVFFQQATFPVTAVRPPIVLGEDDYTERLHDHVRKVLKEEPIFINEAETKLSFVEADDLAAFLFWVGTKDLCGPVNASAPDQITLGSLLELIESRVGKKAVIQKPQDKENQSPFNFPASNYQDVSLVTASGYAFHPITEWLPDLVESIAKNIPR from the coding sequence ATGAAGCAAATAAGAAATGTACTCGTATTAGGTGGAACACGCTTTTTTGGTAAGGGATTAGTAGAATTACTCATAAATAATGGAGATCGTGTCACGATTGCAACAAGGGGAAATCAACCAGCCCCTTTTGGTGACCAAGTTACTCGTGTAAGGGTGGATCGTTCTGATCGAAAAGCGATGGAAGTATCATTTGAAGACACGCGGTGGGATGTAGTCTATGATCAAATTTGTTATTCTCCAAGTGATGCCAAGATTGCGTGTGATGTTTTTAAAGAAAAAACAAAGCAATATATTCTAACCTCGACTCTTTCTGTCTATGAGTGGACAGAAAAAGCTAGTAAAGTAGAAAAAGATTTTGATCCCTATAAATATTCAGTTCAAATGGGAAATAGAGCGGAATTTAACTATGGGGAAGGAAAACGTTTAGCAGAAGCAGTGTTTTTCCAGCAAGCTACATTTCCTGTTACAGCTGTTCGCCCTCCGATCGTTCTAGGGGAAGACGATTATACAGAGCGGCTGCATGATCACGTTCGGAAAGTGTTAAAAGAAGAGCCCATATTTATTAATGAAGCTGAAACCAAGCTGTCGTTTGTAGAAGCTGACGACCTAGCAGCCTTTTTGTTTTGGGTCGGAACGAAAGATTTATGTGGCCCTGTAAATGCATCGGCTCCAGATCAAATTACCTTAGGATCCCTACTAGAGTTAATAGAATCAAGAGTAGGCAAGAAGGCGGTAATTCAAAAGCCACAAGACAAGGAGAATCAATCGCCCTTTAACTTCCCGGCTTCCAACTATCAAGATGTCTCCTTAGTAACAGCTTCCGGTTATGCTTTTCACCCAATAACCGAATGGCTGCCTGACTTAGTAGAGAGCATAGCAAAAAACATACCAAGATAG
- a CDS encoding GNAT family N-acetyltransferase: MPWKMKSFEELTTNELFAILKERVNIFVVEQNCPYPEIDDHDKIAHHLFKEEHGEIIAYARILPQEATYREVAIGRVIVTKKQRGYGVGHELMERAMDFILNDMEESIVKLSSQDYIKHFYESFGFKPVSNVYLDDGIPHVDMLYKKSRQE, from the coding sequence ATGCCATGGAAAATGAAGTCATTTGAAGAATTAACGACAAATGAACTTTTCGCTATTTTAAAGGAACGCGTTAACATTTTTGTCGTAGAGCAAAATTGCCCGTACCCTGAAATTGATGATCATGACAAAATTGCCCATCACCTATTTAAAGAAGAACATGGTGAAATTATTGCCTATGCTAGAATTCTTCCTCAAGAAGCTACTTATCGTGAAGTTGCAATAGGAAGAGTAATCGTTACAAAAAAACAGAGAGGATACGGAGTTGGTCATGAACTAATGGAGCGTGCGATGGATTTTATATTAAACGACATGGAGGAGTCAATCGTGAAACTCTCATCACAAGACTATATCAAACATTTTTACGAATCGTTTGGTTTTAAACCGGTATCTAACGTATATCTCGATGATGGCATTCCTCATGTAGATATGCTATACAAAAAAAGCCGTCAGGAGTAA
- a CDS encoding N-acetylmuramoyl-L-alanine amidase produces the protein MVLPINLGRPVKVFIDPGHGGSDPGAVGNGLREKDLNLNTALQLRNILQNDYRNVEVRLSRTSDVFLSLAARTQQANNWGADLFISIHFNSASAAATGFESFRYRNAPNRTRQIHTELHRTMYNQAWRGKMPDRGTKTAGFYVLRYTLMAAVLTEGGFLTNSNDASYLRSSAFIREAARAHAEAIAAVFSNIGRKSTGDWTGQVLRNGDRGPLVRRLQEELLNLSYNLGSYGADGIFGNVTENALRNFQRDAGILVDGIAGPQTYQAMQNATSSGTLVIVDVDTLNVRNRPSWEASAIAGQVRRGEAFTVVERVNVPGSSTDMYRLKSGLFITANENFVRTRGV, from the coding sequence ATGGTTTTGCCTATCAATCTGGGGAGACCAGTAAAAGTGTTTATCGATCCTGGTCACGGAGGTTCTGATCCTGGAGCAGTAGGGAATGGATTGCGAGAAAAAGATTTAAATTTAAATACGGCTCTTCAGTTGAGAAACATTCTACAGAACGATTACCGAAATGTGGAAGTTAGATTGAGTCGGACCTCAGATGTATTTTTATCCTTGGCTGCACGAACACAACAGGCTAATAATTGGGGGGCAGATCTCTTTATATCAATTCATTTCAACTCAGCATCAGCTGCAGCAACTGGTTTTGAATCGTTCCGGTATCGAAATGCACCTAATCGAACGCGTCAAATCCATACAGAATTGCATCGGACGATGTACAATCAAGCTTGGCGTGGCAAGATGCCTGATCGTGGTACTAAAACGGCTGGGTTTTATGTCCTTCGTTATACGTTAATGGCGGCCGTTCTGACTGAAGGAGGCTTTTTAACCAATAGTAATGATGCAAGTTATCTTCGTTCTTCTGCTTTTATTCGTGAAGCAGCAAGGGCTCATGCAGAAGCGATCGCAGCTGTATTTTCTAATATAGGTAGAAAAAGTACAGGTGACTGGACGGGACAAGTGTTGAGAAATGGAGACAGAGGGCCACTTGTACGAAGGTTGCAAGAGGAACTATTAAACTTAAGCTATAATCTCGGTTCCTACGGAGCTGATGGTATTTTTGGAAATGTTACTGAAAACGCATTGAGGAACTTTCAGAGAGATGCTGGGATACTAGTTGATGGTATAGCTGGACCACAGACGTATCAAGCAATGCAAAACGCTACTTCAAGTGGGACGTTAGTAATTGTCGATGTTGATACGTTAAATGTTAGAAACCGCCCTTCTTGGGAGGCGAGCGCAATCGCAGGCCAAGTAAGGCGAGGAGAAGCGTTTACAGTGGTTGAGCGAGTAAATGTGCCAGGTAGCTCTACGGATATGTATCGATTAAAGAGTGGATTATTTATAACAGCAAATGAAAACTTCGTGCGAACGAGAGGTGTGTAA
- the cydS gene encoding cytochrome bd oxidase small subunit CydS — protein sequence MDLTTFLIMLAPPIVLVLSVAVVFIWGAKAKPPHFLQDK from the coding sequence ATGGACCTAACAACCTTTTTAATCATGTTAGCCCCCCCCATCGTTCTCGTTCTTTCAGTTGCGGTAGTTTTTATTTGGGGCGCAAAAGCAAAACCACCTCATTTTTTACAAGATAAATAA
- a CDS encoding cytochrome d ubiquinol oxidase subunit II translates to MDYEVIGITVLWIFLYGYLIVASIDFGAGFFSYYSRITNKRNVAHNIIQRYLSPVWEVTNVFLVFFFVGIVGFFPDTAYYYGTALLIPGSVSIILLALRGSYYAFATYGAKDSHVYSFLYGATGLLIPASLTTVLTISEGDYITVNNGNVQLQYGELFTSWYSWGVVFLAIFSVLFISASFLTYYANRAQDKPALELFRKYALSWSFPTIIMGIIVFFLLGKRNELHYANMLDLWWMFGISFISFILATAFIWKRRNFGWAFFLVMVQFFTAFFGYGAAHLPYLLYPYLTIYDGFTNDAMAISLIVAFIAGLLLLIPSLYLIMRLFLFDADYVQGKK, encoded by the coding sequence ATGGATTATGAAGTAATAGGAATAACGGTACTTTGGATTTTCCTTTACGGCTATTTAATTGTGGCGTCGATTGATTTCGGCGCCGGATTCTTTAGCTACTACAGCCGTATTACCAATAAAAGGAACGTCGCTCACAACATTATTCAGCGTTACCTTTCTCCTGTGTGGGAAGTAACAAACGTCTTTCTCGTGTTTTTCTTTGTCGGGATTGTAGGGTTTTTTCCAGACACCGCCTATTATTACGGAACAGCTCTTTTAATTCCTGGTAGTGTCTCGATTATTTTGTTAGCTCTTCGTGGTTCTTATTATGCTTTTGCTACGTATGGTGCAAAAGATAGTCACGTATACTCTTTCTTGTACGGAGCCACGGGTTTACTCATTCCAGCTTCATTAACGACGGTATTGACGATCTCAGAGGGTGATTACATTACCGTTAATAACGGGAATGTCCAGTTACAATACGGTGAGCTTTTTACGAGTTGGTATTCATGGGGCGTTGTCTTCCTTGCCATCTTTAGTGTCTTGTTTATTTCGGCGAGCTTTTTAACCTATTACGCAAACCGGGCTCAAGATAAACCTGCACTGGAGCTTTTTAGGAAGTATGCTCTATCTTGGTCGTTTCCAACAATCATAATGGGGATTATTGTTTTCTTTTTACTTGGAAAGCGGAATGAACTGCATTATGCAAACATGCTCGATTTATGGTGGATGTTTGGAATCTCTTTTATTTCGTTCATACTTGCCACTGCCTTCATATGGAAACGACGAAATTTCGGATGGGCGTTCTTCTTAGTCATGGTACAATTCTTCACAGCCTTTTTCGGATACGGAGCGGCGCACTTGCCTTATCTCCTTTATCCGTATTTAACGATTTATGACGGATTTACAAATGATGCGATGGCCATTTCATTAATCGTCGCTTTCATAGCAGGCCTATTGCTACTCATCCCTTCGCTGTATTTAATTATGAGGCTGTTCCTCTTTGACGCCGATTATGTGCAAGGGAAAAAATAA
- a CDS encoding cytochrome ubiquinol oxidase subunit I, protein MFEYDPVIYSRLLTSFTLGFHIIFATIGVGVPLMIAIAEWMGIKRNDPHYTLLARRWARGFVVTVAVGVVTGTAIGIQLSLLWPNFMQAAGHTIGLPLFLEIFAFFFEAIFLGIYLYTWDRFKSKMKHFLLVIPIVIGATASAFFITTVNGFMNAPQGFELVDGILTEVNPLAAMFNPATPTKISHVIITCYLTSAFILATIAAIHLLKGNNHVYHKKALHLTMVAGAIFAVGTAVIGDLSGKYLHEYQPEKLAAAEWHFETESEAPLILGGILTDDNEVKYALEIPYALSILAGGTPDSEVVGLNDYPEEELPPLFVHYFFDLMVAIGMYLAAVSILFVVLSWRKKWNPFNKPLLWAIAAGGPLAMIAIESGWIFAEVGRQPWIIYGVMRTEKGATSSNHVDIMLVLFSILYVVLGVTCSIVLRKMFKQNPVEHELEEREIEKTRKISNK, encoded by the coding sequence ATGTTTGAATACGATCCGGTTATATATAGTCGCCTTCTTACATCCTTCACATTAGGCTTCCACATCATTTTTGCTACAATTGGTGTTGGTGTACCACTTATGATCGCCATTGCAGAATGGATGGGAATTAAACGTAATGACCCCCACTACACCTTGTTAGCACGGAGGTGGGCTCGGGGGTTTGTTGTAACTGTTGCCGTAGGGGTCGTGACAGGAACCGCGATTGGGATACAGCTTAGCCTTTTATGGCCCAACTTTATGCAAGCAGCCGGCCATACGATAGGCTTACCCCTATTTCTAGAAATATTTGCGTTTTTCTTTGAAGCTATCTTTCTAGGTATCTACTTGTACACTTGGGACCGCTTTAAAAGCAAAATGAAACACTTTTTACTTGTGATTCCAATTGTAATCGGGGCGACAGCTTCCGCTTTCTTCATTACAACAGTAAATGGTTTTATGAATGCGCCACAAGGATTTGAGCTTGTTGACGGGATTCTTACAGAGGTAAATCCGTTAGCCGCCATGTTTAACCCAGCGACACCTACAAAAATTTCCCATGTTATCATTACCTGTTACTTAACCTCCGCATTTATCCTTGCGACCATTGCGGCGATTCATTTGCTTAAAGGAAACAACCATGTCTACCACAAAAAAGCACTCCATTTAACGATGGTTGCAGGTGCCATTTTTGCTGTTGGAACGGCTGTCATTGGTGATTTGTCTGGAAAATACCTTCACGAATATCAGCCAGAAAAACTTGCTGCTGCTGAATGGCATTTTGAAACTGAATCTGAGGCACCGCTTATTTTAGGTGGTATTCTGACTGACGATAACGAAGTAAAGTACGCGTTAGAAATTCCTTATGCACTCAGTATTTTAGCAGGAGGGACACCAGACTCTGAAGTCGTTGGATTAAATGACTATCCTGAAGAGGAATTACCACCGCTGTTCGTCCACTATTTCTTTGATCTGATGGTAGCGATTGGTATGTATTTAGCAGCTGTCTCTATCCTATTCGTTGTACTAAGCTGGCGAAAGAAATGGAATCCATTTAACAAACCACTACTTTGGGCTATCGCAGCCGGCGGGCCATTAGCCATGATTGCTATTGAGTCTGGTTGGATTTTTGCAGAAGTTGGTAGACAGCCGTGGATTATTTACGGGGTGATGAGAACAGAAAAAGGTGCGACCTCTTCTAATCACGTTGATATAATGCTCGTCCTCTTCTCCATCCTTTATGTGGTTCTCGGGGTTACATGTTCTATTGTTTTACGCAAGATGTTTAAACAAAACCCGGTTGAGCATGAGCTGGAAGAGCGAGAGATCGAAAAAACTAGAAAAATCAGCAATAAATAA
- a CDS encoding response regulator transcription factor: MRFILVEEHDLIRYGTIQLLGDLFPVEYILEVKGKKELFTLLEKYNFDWLILNPDAFPYENTGKVITEARKQQSDMKIVLFGEAEGKFDPSFLEKHQILGIIRHDDAIEEIMSAFEAMKEGKSHYPFLHPITNKTNKDHEKKEGPLTEREREVFDQMIKGFTLIDSARSLGISEKTIENHRRNIRKKLLVTNQQQLLKAAEKMGFLSYKED, encoded by the coding sequence ATGCGATTTATATTAGTAGAAGAGCACGACCTCATTCGATATGGAACTATTCAGCTATTAGGTGATTTATTTCCCGTGGAATATATTTTAGAGGTGAAGGGTAAAAAAGAGCTTTTTACTTTATTAGAAAAATATAATTTTGATTGGCTTATTTTAAACCCAGATGCATTTCCATATGAAAATACAGGAAAGGTCATTACTGAAGCTAGAAAGCAGCAGTCTGATATGAAAATAGTTTTGTTTGGGGAGGCAGAAGGGAAGTTTGACCCGTCATTTCTTGAGAAGCATCAGATTTTAGGTATTATACGTCATGATGATGCTATTGAGGAAATCATGAGTGCATTTGAAGCGATGAAAGAAGGAAAAAGTCATTACCCGTTTCTCCATCCTATTACAAATAAAACAAATAAAGATCATGAAAAAAAGGAAGGTCCACTTACTGAACGGGAGAGAGAAGTGTTTGACCAGATGATTAAAGGGTTTACTCTTATTGATTCTGCACGCTCTCTTGGTATATCAGAAAAAACAATAGAAAATCATCGTCGGAACATCCGTAAAAAACTGTTAGTCACTAACCAACAGCAATTACTAAAAGCCGCTGAAAAAATGGGGTTTCTTTCCTACAAAGAAGATTAA